The following proteins are encoded in a genomic region of Brachypodium distachyon strain Bd21 chromosome 1, Brachypodium_distachyon_v3.0, whole genome shotgun sequence:
- the LOC100841068 gene encoding thionin BTH7: MASNNGLKSVIICILVLGLVLEQVQVEGKSCCKNTSSRFCYNACRKLGGTRPECASRCGCIHISGNRCPADYPSMHLLADSRESDAIKYCNIGCSSTVCDNMNHVSRGEENVELCLDECVSLCNGNEAAVASVAA, translated from the exons ATGGCAAGCAACAATGGTCTTAAGAGCGTGATCATTTGTATCCTCGTACTGGGGCTAGTTCTGGAGCAGGTCCAAGTAGAGGGCAAGAGTTGCTGCAAAAACACGTCGTCAAGATTCTGCTACAACGCCTGCCGTAAACTCGGGGGTACCCGACCAGAGTGTGCAAGTAGGTGTGGCTGTATACACATAAGTGGCAATAGATGTCCAGCTGACTATCCTTCGATGCATCTTCTCGCTGACTCCC GTGAATCAGATGCCATTAAGTACTGCAACATCGGATGTAGCTCTACCGTGTGTGACAACATGAACCATg TTTCTCGCGGCGAAGAGAACGTGGAGCTCTGCCTCGATGAATGTGTGAGTCTCTGTAACGGGAATGAGGCTGCCGTTGCATCCGTTGCAGCTTaa